From a region of the Hymenobacter jejuensis genome:
- a CDS encoding tellurite resistance TerB family protein, with translation MFGFFENEQTKKVKSHLMNLAALAKADGHIDEREMSFIVAVGKKNGMRADEVRSIVANTGGTKMLIPENDSERFDQIFDLVDMMLADGVVDDHEMDFCINMAEKLGFRKAIVGVLVRKISMGVKDGLPREQIKEDSQAFLNYNDSHL, from the coding sequence ATGTTTGGTTTTTTTGAAAATGAGCAGACCAAAAAAGTCAAAAGCCATCTGATGAACTTGGCGGCACTTGCCAAGGCCGACGGCCACATCGATGAACGTGAAATGAGCTTCATTGTGGCGGTAGGTAAGAAAAATGGCATGCGAGCCGATGAGGTACGGAGCATCGTGGCGAACACGGGCGGGACGAAAATGCTGATTCCCGAGAACGATTCCGAGCGCTTCGATCAGATCTTTGACTTGGTAGACATGATGCTGGCCGACGGTGTCGTGGACGACCACGAGATGGATTTTTGCATCAACATGGCCGAAAAACTGGGCTTTCGCAAAGCCATTGTGGGTGTGCTGGTGCGCAAAATTTCAATGGGCGTGAAAGACGGCCTGCCCCGCGAACAGATCAAGGAGGACTCACAGGCTTTCCTGAACTACAACGATAGCCACTTATAG
- a CDS encoding transketolase: protein MQEAPTTPDVQPEIQSRQPERSVAELKQLAAQVRRDIVRMVHAVNSGHPGGSLGCTDLLVALYFRIMKHNPEFSMDGVGEDLFFLSNGHISATLYSVLARSGYFPVSELATFRKLNSRVQGHPATEEGLPGIRIASGSLGQGLSVATGAAQAKKLNNDDRLVYVLMGDGELEEGQVWEAALYAPHHKVDNLIAIVDRNGQQIDGPTDKIGGLGDLRAKFEAFGWRVLETDGNQFETLLPTLEEARSYVGQGQPTMILMDTQMGFGVDFMMGSHKWHGVAPNDEQLEKALQQLLVEEASDY, encoded by the coding sequence ATGCAGGAAGCCCCTACCACTCCCGACGTACAACCCGAAATCCAATCTAGGCAGCCGGAGCGCTCCGTGGCCGAGCTGAAACAGCTGGCGGCGCAGGTACGGCGCGACATTGTGCGCATGGTGCACGCCGTTAATTCTGGCCACCCCGGCGGCTCGTTGGGCTGCACCGATTTGCTGGTGGCGCTGTACTTCCGCATCATGAAGCACAACCCCGAGTTCTCGATGGACGGCGTGGGCGAAGATTTGTTTTTCCTGTCCAACGGGCACATTTCGGCTACGCTGTATTCGGTGCTGGCGCGGTCGGGCTACTTCCCAGTGAGCGAGCTGGCTACGTTCCGCAAGCTCAACTCGCGGGTGCAGGGCCACCCAGCTACGGAAGAAGGCTTGCCGGGCATTCGCATTGCCTCGGGCTCGCTGGGCCAGGGCTTAAGTGTGGCAACGGGCGCGGCGCAGGCTAAAAAACTCAACAACGACGACCGCCTTGTGTACGTGCTCATGGGCGACGGCGAGTTGGAAGAAGGCCAGGTGTGGGAAGCGGCCCTATATGCCCCGCACCACAAAGTCGATAACCTCATTGCCATCGTCGACCGCAACGGCCAGCAAATCGACGGCCCAACCGACAAAATCGGTGGTCTCGGCGACTTGCGCGCCAAGTTTGAAGCCTTCGGCTGGCGCGTACTCGAAACCGACGGCAACCAGTTTGAAACCTTGCTCCCGACCTTGGAAGAAGCCCGCAGCTATGTCGGCCAAGGCCAGCCCACGATGATTCTGATGGACACGCAGATGGGTTTCGGCGTCGATTTCATGATGGGGTCGCACAAATGGCACGGCGTAGCCCCAAACGACGAGCAACTGGAAAAGGCACTGCAACAATTGCTGGTGGAAGAAGCCAGCGATTACTAA
- a CDS encoding flavin reductase family protein, protein MKRITDEDIRGMEKVFRLNLINSVTGYKPANLVGTASAEGATNLAIISSVVHMGSNPALIGFILRPTTVERHTYDNILATGCYTINHVHAGFVGEAHYTSAKFSREESEFDTCGFGAEFLDGFGAPYVRESRIKMGLKLLEEVPIKANGTSLLIGTVQSLYLPEDLIAEDGSLDLNGVEDVCISGLDTYHAVRKIAAFEYARVGQGPKHK, encoded by the coding sequence ATGAAGCGCATCACCGACGAAGACATCCGGGGCATGGAAAAGGTCTTTCGCCTTAACCTAATCAACTCCGTGACGGGTTACAAACCGGCCAACCTCGTCGGGACGGCTTCGGCGGAAGGCGCTACGAATCTGGCCATTATCAGCTCGGTGGTGCACATGGGCTCCAACCCCGCCCTGATTGGTTTCATCCTGCGCCCCACCACCGTCGAGCGCCACACTTACGACAACATTCTGGCCACGGGCTGCTACACCATCAACCATGTGCACGCCGGCTTCGTGGGCGAGGCGCATTACACATCGGCCAAGTTTTCGCGCGAAGAATCGGAGTTCGATACCTGCGGGTTCGGGGCCGAGTTTTTGGATGGATTCGGTGCGCCCTACGTGCGGGAAAGCCGCATCAAAATGGGCCTGAAGCTGCTGGAAGAAGTGCCCATCAAAGCCAACGGCACCAGCCTGCTGATCGGTACGGTGCAGTCGCTGTACCTGCCAGAAGACCTAATCGCCGAAGATGGCTCCTTGGACTTAAACGGCGTCGAGGACGTCTGCATTTCCGGCCTCGACACCTATCATGCGGTGCGCAAAATCGCCGCGTTTGAGTACGCTAGAGTTGGCCAAGGACCAAAACACAAGTAA
- a CDS encoding transketolase family protein, with the protein MKEFPYSESKDTRSGFGAGLHELGKKNPNVVALCADLTGSLKMDAFKNDFPERFFQVGIAEANMMGLAAGMTIGGKIPFTGTFANFSTGRVYDQIRQSIAYSGKNVKICASHAGVTLGEDGATHQILEDLGMMKMLPHMTVINPCDFNQTKAATIAIAEHEGPVYLRFGRPVVPNFTPADQEFKIGKAVLLNEGTDVSIFATGHLVWKAILAGKILAEKGINAEIINIHTIKPLDSEAILQSVRKTRCVVSAEEHQFNGGLGDSIAQLLAREEPLPLEMVGVNDSFGESGTPDQLMEKYKLNEAAIVAAVEKVMSRRK; encoded by the coding sequence ATGAAAGAATTCCCCTACTCTGAATCAAAAGATACCCGCTCGGGCTTTGGTGCTGGCTTGCATGAATTAGGCAAGAAGAACCCCAATGTGGTAGCGCTCTGCGCCGACCTTACTGGCTCGCTCAAAATGGATGCTTTCAAAAACGACTTTCCAGAGCGTTTCTTCCAAGTAGGCATTGCCGAAGCCAACATGATGGGCCTCGCCGCGGGCATGACCATTGGCGGCAAAATTCCGTTTACGGGCACGTTTGCCAACTTCAGCACCGGCCGCGTCTACGACCAAATCCGGCAGAGCATTGCGTATTCGGGCAAAAACGTAAAGATCTGCGCTTCGCACGCCGGCGTGACGCTGGGCGAAGACGGTGCCACGCACCAGATTCTGGAAGACCTCGGGATGATGAAAATGCTTCCGCACATGACCGTCATCAACCCCTGCGACTTCAACCAAACCAAAGCCGCTACCATCGCCATTGCCGAGCACGAAGGCCCTGTGTACCTGCGTTTTGGCCGACCAGTAGTGCCCAACTTTACACCCGCCGATCAGGAGTTCAAAATTGGCAAGGCCGTACTGCTGAACGAAGGCACCGACGTGAGCATTTTCGCGACGGGCCACCTAGTGTGGAAAGCCATCTTGGCCGGTAAAATCCTGGCGGAAAAAGGCATCAACGCCGAAATCATTAATATCCACACTATTAAGCCTTTAGACAGCGAAGCCATTTTGCAATCGGTGCGCAAAACGCGGTGTGTAGTGTCGGCCGAGGAACACCAGTTCAACGGCGGCCTCGGCGACAGCATTGCGCAGCTACTGGCCCGTGAAGAGCCGTTGCCGCTGGAAATGGTAGGCGTCAACGACAGCTTCGGCGAGTCCGGCACCCCCGACCAATTGATGGAGAAATACAAGCTCAACGAAGCCGCGATTGTGGCCGCCGTAGAGAAGGTAATGAGCCGCCGGAAGTAG
- a CDS encoding lipocalin family protein, which yields MKTRRPILLAAAATAAVATTTWLYNRARQRTSLPVARYVDLKRYSGLWYEIARLPTRFEKGCQHVTAHYHLRSDGKVDVVNTCHQDGVNGPVESVKGVARVVDPETNAKLKVSFFWPFEGDYWILDLDPLDYRYALVGEPGRKNLWLLSRTPQLPRPTRDHLVGIARSLGFPVENLIFTAQPLITNP from the coding sequence ATGAAAACCCGCCGACCTATTCTGCTTGCTGCCGCTGCCACGGCAGCTGTGGCTACTACAACCTGGCTCTACAACCGTGCCCGCCAGCGGACCTCGCTTCCCGTTGCCCGCTACGTCGATCTGAAGCGCTATTCGGGCCTGTGGTATGAGATAGCCCGCCTGCCTACGCGCTTCGAAAAAGGCTGCCAGCACGTCACAGCCCACTACCACCTGCGCTCCGACGGCAAAGTTGACGTTGTTAATACATGCCACCAAGACGGCGTAAATGGCCCCGTGGAATCCGTGAAAGGCGTGGCCCGCGTGGTTGATCCCGAAACCAACGCCAAGTTGAAAGTCAGCTTTTTCTGGCCTTTCGAGGGCGACTATTGGATCTTGGATTTGGACCCGCTGGATTATCGCTACGCCTTGGTAGGCGAACCGGGCCGCAAAAACTTGTGGCTTTTGAGCCGGACGCCGCAGTTGCCCCGGCCTACCCGCGATCACCTGGTGGGCATTGCCCGCTCGTTGGGCTTTCCGGTAGAAAACCTCATTTTTACAGCGCAACCCCTCATCACCAACCCCTAA
- a CDS encoding zinc ribbon domain-containing protein, whose translation MIQFVANHDDLSTDRGFQFKFYCDKCHNGHMSQFQPNAIGIAGELMRAAGSFFGGSFSDAGSAAYHVQRAVGGKAHDAALEKAVQEGKQYFKQCTRCGHWVCPDVCWNHQAGLCESCAPDEHEELSAQQAQATSEQIHTKTRQQDYTKDLDFLSRGGLVQCSNCQSKLSPGQKFCPQCGTPSATQAKDKFCVDCGTTLKADQRFCAECGAKQ comes from the coding sequence ATGATTCAGTTCGTCGCCAACCACGACGATTTATCCACTGACCGAGGGTTTCAGTTTAAGTTTTACTGCGACAAGTGTCATAACGGGCATATGTCGCAGTTCCAGCCGAATGCCATTGGCATCGCCGGGGAGCTGATGCGAGCTGCCGGCAGCTTCTTTGGTGGCAGCTTTTCCGATGCGGGGAGCGCCGCCTACCACGTGCAGCGTGCCGTTGGCGGAAAAGCGCACGATGCCGCGTTGGAAAAGGCGGTGCAGGAAGGCAAGCAGTACTTTAAGCAGTGTACCCGCTGCGGGCATTGGGTGTGTCCCGATGTGTGCTGGAACCACCAAGCGGGCCTGTGCGAATCCTGCGCCCCCGACGAGCACGAGGAGTTATCGGCTCAGCAGGCCCAGGCTACCAGTGAGCAAATCCACACCAAAACGCGCCAGCAAGATTATACCAAGGACTTGGATTTCCTGAGCCGGGGCGGGTTGGTGCAATGCAGCAACTGCCAGAGCAAGCTCAGCCCCGGTCAAAAATTCTGTCCGCAATGTGGGACGCCCAGTGCCACTCAGGCTAAAGACAAGTTCTGCGTCGATTGCGGCACTACTTTAAAGGCCGATCAGCGGTTTTGCGCCGAATGCGGCGCTAAGCAATAG
- a CDS encoding DUF481 domain-containing protein: MRLYLLLSCFLAVFLTSSAQAQNQQQRDTTLIVYTGQLTGAYSRGGVSRTLLSTTQAVTFTRGQHYGLPLTGSFIYGKQDQLLKERELLLNATPYYYKGRFRAYAIGGFERSNLRGITSRVQLGAGPGWAFYSDTLGREVSVSNLIIREKTNFLNGTARLTTRNSARLKVAYSQSFLTLSSVTFYQPSVVDFGDYRFSNLTTLALKLPHKFSVNFSYNYTHESRVIEGKFPDNTNITVGVAYSTTR, encoded by the coding sequence ATGCGCCTTTATCTTCTGCTCTCCTGCTTCTTAGCCGTATTTCTCACTTCTTCCGCACAAGCCCAAAACCAGCAACAGCGCGACACTACCCTTATCGTGTATACCGGCCAGCTGACGGGCGCATACAGCCGGGGCGGCGTAAGCCGCACGTTATTATCTACTACACAGGCTGTTACGTTTACACGCGGTCAGCACTACGGATTGCCGCTAACGGGCAGCTTTATTTACGGCAAGCAGGACCAGTTGCTGAAAGAGCGGGAGTTGCTGCTTAATGCCACGCCTTACTACTACAAAGGCCGATTTCGGGCCTACGCTATTGGCGGCTTCGAGCGCAGCAACCTGCGCGGCATCACCAGCCGGGTGCAGCTGGGTGCGGGGCCGGGCTGGGCATTTTATTCCGATACGCTGGGCAGGGAAGTGTCGGTGAGCAACCTCATCATACGCGAGAAAACCAACTTTCTCAACGGCACCGCCCGCCTTACCACCCGCAACTCGGCCCGCCTGAAAGTGGCTTATTCTCAGTCCTTTCTGACGCTTAGCTCAGTTACGTTCTACCAGCCATCCGTGGTGGATTTTGGCGACTACCGCTTTAGCAACCTTACCACATTGGCGCTCAAGCTGCCGCACAAGTTTTCGGTCAACTTCAGCTACAACTACACCCACGAAAGCCGTGTGATCGAGGGCAAATTCCCCGACAACACCAACATCACGGTGGGCGTCGCCTACTCTACGACGCGCTGA
- the bcp gene encoding thioredoxin-dependent thiol peroxidase, which produces MSLQAGDPAPAIEAHDQDGNLLRLSDFRGKKVALYFYPKDDTPGCTAQACNLRDHQEELTAKNVQVIGVSVDDEKSHKKFALKYDLPFPLLADTDQKIVQDYGVWQEKSMYGRTYMGTVRTTFLIDEQGVIEKVITKVDTKEHTAQLV; this is translated from the coding sequence ATGTCCCTGCAAGCCGGCGATCCTGCTCCCGCTATCGAAGCCCACGACCAAGATGGTAACCTCCTACGTCTCAGCGACTTCCGTGGCAAAAAAGTGGCGCTTTATTTTTACCCCAAAGACGATACGCCCGGCTGCACAGCCCAAGCCTGCAACCTGCGCGACCACCAGGAAGAGCTCACGGCCAAAAACGTGCAGGTAATCGGGGTGAGCGTTGACGATGAGAAATCGCACAAGAAGTTTGCGCTGAAATATGACCTGCCTTTCCCGCTGCTGGCCGATACCGATCAGAAAATCGTGCAGGACTACGGGGTGTGGCAGGAAAAATCGATGTACGGCCGCACCTATATGGGCACCGTGCGCACCACCTTTCTCATTGATGAGCAAGGTGTTATCGAGAAAGTCATCACCAAAGTCGATACGAAAGAACACACAGCCCAGCTTGTGTAA
- the pfkA gene encoding 6-phosphofructokinase produces MKRIAVFTSGGDSPGMNACIRAVVRTAVYHGIEVYGIMRGYSGMIKGEFVKLDSAAVSNTVQKGGTILKSARSQKFMTKEGRQQAFDQLVNNGIDGLVAIGGNGTFTGAMLFEQEFGIPTVGAPGTIDNDLFGTDYTIGYDTAVNTALEAIDKIRDTADSHDRCFFIEVMGRDSGYIAIPCAIGGGAEIVMVPETQMSTEAVIETLQNGWKRSKTSFIVIVAEGEEEGNVHKVAQRVKEAIPELDTRTTIIGHIQRGGSPTASDRLLGSQIGIAAVEGLMNGMRNVMAGIVDRKLVYTPFSDTIHKKKLLNQSFMRMVEILSV; encoded by the coding sequence ATGAAACGCATTGCAGTTTTCACCAGCGGCGGCGACTCGCCCGGTATGAACGCCTGCATTCGAGCCGTCGTGCGGACGGCTGTGTATCACGGCATTGAAGTATACGGCATCATGCGCGGCTATAGCGGCATGATCAAGGGCGAATTTGTGAAGCTCGACTCGGCAGCCGTATCCAATACGGTGCAGAAAGGCGGCACCATTCTCAAATCGGCCCGCAGCCAAAAGTTCATGACCAAAGAAGGCCGTCAGCAGGCCTTCGACCAGCTCGTCAACAACGGCATTGATGGACTGGTGGCCATCGGCGGCAACGGCACCTTCACGGGAGCCATGCTGTTTGAGCAGGAATTTGGCATCCCGACGGTGGGCGCGCCCGGCACCATCGACAACGACCTGTTTGGCACCGACTACACCATTGGCTACGATACGGCCGTGAATACGGCGCTGGAAGCCATTGATAAAATCCGGGATACGGCCGACTCGCACGACCGCTGCTTCTTTATTGAAGTGATGGGCCGCGACTCGGGCTACATTGCCATTCCGTGTGCCATTGGCGGCGGCGCCGAGATTGTGATGGTGCCGGAAACCCAAATGTCGACGGAGGCCGTGATCGAAACGCTTCAGAACGGCTGGAAACGCTCCAAAACCTCGTTTATCGTCATCGTAGCCGAGGGCGAGGAAGAAGGCAACGTGCATAAAGTGGCGCAGCGCGTGAAGGAAGCCATTCCGGAGCTCGACACCCGCACGACCATCATCGGCCACATCCAGCGCGGCGGCTCCCCTACTGCCTCCGACCGCCTATTGGGATCTCAGATCGGCATTGCGGCCGTAGAGGGTCTCATGAACGGCATGCGCAACGTGATGGCCGGCATCGTGGACCGCAAGCTGGTGTACACGCCCTTCTCCGACACCATCCACAAGAAAAAGCTGCTAAACCAGAGCTTTATGCGCATGGTGGAGATTCTGTCGGTGTAA
- a CDS encoding vWA domain-containing protein, protein MPARAQNAPPEKPRVTRILFLLDASGSMLAPWEGRPRMDVAKGLLVKMADSLNAYPNLELGLRVYGHLYPKEENNCEDSRLEVPFSVKNAKAIKDKLRQIEPRGNTPITYSLQQAANDFPTDKTARNVLILITDGLESCKGDPCATSLALQRKRIFLKPFVIGIGAEREFGKQLECLGRYYNAADVKTFRTILNDVVAQTLAKTTVSINLTDESGRPVESNVNMTFVNNVTDQPEYNYVHFRDAKGTPDVVDIDALQSYDLIINTVPSVRQENLAIRPGKANVFSYKTPQGTLWLQPPNLTPNPYGTMRAVVRQAGNPATVVALSFGAKQKLLAGNYEVELLTLPRIMRRITVKQGQEMAVTYDAPGTLNIITDLKGYGSIYKLNQDDSQTWVYNLPDGGSSKINLPMQPGPYRIVFRTATATGSKFTDVRSFTIRSGQTTSVNLFGK, encoded by the coding sequence ATGCCGGCACGCGCTCAAAACGCACCGCCTGAAAAGCCCCGCGTGACGCGCATTCTGTTTCTGCTGGATGCCTCAGGGAGCATGTTAGCGCCTTGGGAAGGCCGGCCGCGGATGGACGTAGCCAAAGGCTTGTTGGTCAAAATGGCCGACTCGCTCAACGCCTATCCCAATCTGGAGCTGGGCCTGCGGGTGTACGGCCATTTGTACCCGAAAGAAGAAAACAACTGCGAGGATTCGCGCTTGGAAGTGCCTTTTTCGGTCAAAAATGCCAAGGCAATAAAAGACAAGCTGAGGCAGATTGAGCCGCGCGGCAACACGCCGATCACGTACTCGCTGCAACAGGCCGCTAACGATTTCCCGACTGACAAAACCGCCCGCAACGTCCTGATTCTCATCACCGACGGCCTCGAATCGTGCAAAGGCGACCCGTGCGCTACTTCCTTGGCGTTGCAGCGCAAGCGCATTTTTTTGAAGCCGTTTGTGATCGGGATTGGGGCGGAACGGGAGTTTGGCAAGCAGCTCGAATGCCTGGGGCGCTACTACAACGCGGCCGATGTGAAAACTTTCCGCACCATCCTCAACGATGTAGTAGCCCAAACGCTGGCCAAAACTACGGTCAGCATCAACCTCACCGACGAAAGCGGACGCCCAGTGGAGTCGAATGTCAACATGACCTTCGTCAACAACGTGACCGATCAGCCAGAATACAACTACGTCCATTTCCGCGACGCCAAAGGCACACCGGATGTAGTTGACATCGACGCCTTGCAGAGTTACGATCTGATTATCAACACGGTACCATCAGTACGGCAGGAGAACCTGGCGATTCGGCCGGGCAAAGCCAACGTGTTCAGCTACAAAACGCCGCAAGGTACGCTGTGGCTGCAACCGCCAAACCTGACGCCTAACCCCTACGGCACGATGCGCGCCGTGGTGCGGCAAGCGGGCAATCCGGCGACGGTGGTGGCGCTGTCGTTTGGCGCCAAACAGAAGCTTTTGGCCGGTAACTATGAAGTGGAGTTGCTCACGCTGCCCCGCATCATGCGCCGCATTACGGTGAAGCAGGGCCAGGAAATGGCCGTGACTTACGATGCACCCGGCACGCTCAACATCATCACCGATCTAAAAGGCTACGGCAGCATTTATAAGCTCAATCAAGACGATTCGCAAACGTGGGTGTACAACCTCCCCGACGGTGGCAGCAGCAAAATCAACCTGCCGATGCAGCCCGGCCCCTACCGAATTGTGTTCCGCACGGCCACGGCTACGGGCAGCAAGTTTACCGATGTGCGGAGCTTCACCATCCGCAGCGGCCAGACAACTTCGGTTAACCTGTTTGGGAAATGA
- a CDS encoding RNA polymerase sigma factor encodes MEDQEILVKFADPAARNVAFNQLVRKYQQKVYWHVRKMVIDHDDADDLTQDVFVKVWNHLGNFRQDASLYTWIYRIATNECLNFLSSKRRKFFLPLNDITTELAAKVEADPALAGDEIEQKLQKAILRLPDKQRLVFNMRYYDEIPYEQMAEITGTSVGALKASYHHAVKKIEQYVTQHS; translated from the coding sequence TTGGAAGACCAGGAAATCCTCGTCAAGTTCGCCGATCCTGCCGCCCGCAATGTGGCCTTCAACCAGCTGGTGCGCAAGTATCAGCAGAAGGTGTACTGGCACGTGCGCAAAATGGTGATCGACCACGACGATGCCGACGACCTAACCCAGGATGTGTTTGTGAAAGTGTGGAACCACCTGGGCAACTTCCGCCAGGATGCTTCTTTGTACACCTGGATTTACCGCATCGCTACCAACGAGTGCCTGAATTTCCTGTCGTCGAAGCGGCGCAAATTCTTTCTGCCGCTCAACGACATCACCACTGAATTGGCGGCCAAAGTAGAAGCCGACCCCGCGCTGGCCGGCGACGAGATAGAGCAAAAGCTGCAAAAAGCCATTTTGCGCCTTCCCGATAAGCAGCGCCTCGTTTTCAATATGCGCTACTACGACGAGATACCGTACGAGCAAATGGCCGAAATTACCGGCACCTCGGTGGGCGCGCTAAAAGCGTCTTACCATCACGCCGTCAAGAAAATAGAACAGTACGTTACCCAACATTCTTAA
- the miaA gene encoding tRNA (adenosine(37)-N6)-dimethylallyltransferase MiaA codes for MSIMTASEHQPTLLVVAGPTAVGKTALCVRLAHHFQTEVVSADSRQFFCELSIGTAKPTAAEMEGVPHHFIDSHSITEEYNAGRFETDCLQLLQELFQRHEVVILTGGSGLYLQAVTEGFDELPAANPAIRAALHQELAEKGLEAMLVELSDNDIVTYNRIDRQNHQRVLRALEVIRSTGQPFSSFHTETKSGPRPFRIVKVALTRDREELYHRIGTRVDQMLEAGLLQEVESLLPYRAHNALHTVGYQEIFEYLDGLHDWPETVRLLKRNTRRYAKRQLTWFRRDPAYQWLHPDEAFAALTE; via the coding sequence ATGAGTATAATGACCGCATCCGAGCACCAGCCTACTTTGCTGGTCGTGGCCGGGCCTACGGCCGTGGGCAAAACCGCGCTGTGCGTGCGTTTGGCCCATCATTTCCAAACAGAAGTCGTTTCTGCCGATTCGCGGCAGTTCTTTTGCGAGCTGAGCATTGGCACCGCCAAACCGACGGCCGCCGAAATGGAAGGCGTGCCGCACCATTTCATTGACTCACATAGCATTACGGAAGAATACAATGCCGGCCGTTTCGAAACGGACTGTTTGCAGCTGTTGCAGGAATTGTTTCAACGGCACGAAGTGGTCATTCTGACGGGCGGCTCGGGACTGTACCTGCAAGCCGTCACCGAAGGCTTCGACGAGCTGCCCGCTGCCAATCCCGCAATCCGGGCGGCTTTGCACCAAGAGCTAGCCGAAAAAGGACTGGAAGCTATGCTTGTAGAACTATCTGATAATGATATAGTTACCTATAATCGAATTGACCGCCAGAATCACCAGCGCGTGTTGCGGGCTTTGGAAGTAATTCGAAGTACGGGGCAGCCGTTTTCGAGCTTTCACACCGAAACCAAGAGCGGCCCGCGGCCGTTTCGCATCGTGAAAGTGGCCCTCACGCGGGATCGGGAAGAACTCTACCACCGCATCGGTACGCGCGTTGACCAGATGCTGGAAGCTGGTTTGCTGCAAGAAGTGGAATCATTACTGCCGTATCGTGCCCACAACGCGCTGCATACGGTCGGCTACCAGGAAATCTTCGAATACTTGGATGGGCTGCACGACTGGCCCGAAACCGTGCGGCTGCTCAAGCGCAACACCCGCCGCTACGCCAAGCGCCAGCTAACGTGGTTTCGCCGCGATCCGGCCTACCAGTGGCTGCACCCCGACGAGGCATTTGCGGCGCTTACAGAGTAA
- a CDS encoding aspartate aminotransferase family protein, producing the protein MPTPRQLFLRHQAQTSDFPLLLEIERAEGVYMYGFDGRRYLDLISGIGVSNVGHRHPRVIQAIKDQLDKYLHLMVYGELVQAPPAELAYALHQTLPAHLDAVYFTNSGAEAVEGALKLAKRHTGRIEFISCHRAYHGSTHGALSVTGSEGFKNSYRPLLPDVRHIEYNDFSDLQHITERTAAVIIETVQGEAGVRVPLHNYLQAVRQRCNETGTLLILDEIQCGFGRTGTFWAFEQFGIAPDILLCAKGMGGGMPIGAFISSQEIMAGFKTNPILGHCTTFGGHPVSCAASLATLRTIQEENLLAGVAEKAALFRQLLQHPAIRDVRGCGLLMAVEFDSFEVLKPIIDRALEHEGILTDWFLFCDNSLRLAPPLIITEVEIVEACAALLRAIDYVTGAK; encoded by the coding sequence ATGCCTACACCTCGCCAACTCTTTCTGCGTCACCAAGCCCAAACCTCCGATTTTCCGCTGTTGTTGGAAATCGAGCGGGCGGAAGGCGTGTACATGTACGGTTTCGACGGGCGGCGCTACCTCGATTTGATCTCGGGCATTGGCGTGAGCAACGTGGGGCATCGTCACCCGCGGGTTATCCAAGCCATTAAGGATCAATTAGATAAATACCTGCACCTGATGGTGTACGGCGAACTCGTGCAGGCTCCGCCCGCCGAACTGGCTTATGCCCTACACCAAACCCTGCCCGCGCACCTCGACGCGGTGTACTTCACCAATTCCGGCGCCGAAGCCGTAGAAGGCGCCCTCAAGCTGGCCAAACGCCACACAGGACGCATCGAATTTATTTCCTGCCACCGGGCGTACCACGGCTCCACGCACGGCGCGCTGTCGGTAACGGGTTCCGAGGGCTTCAAGAACAGCTACCGGCCGTTGCTACCCGATGTTCGCCACATCGAATACAACGACTTCTCTGACCTTCAGCACATTACTGAGCGCACGGCGGCCGTCATCATCGAGACGGTGCAGGGCGAAGCGGGCGTGCGCGTGCCGCTCCACAACTACCTCCAGGCGGTACGCCAACGCTGCAACGAAACCGGCACCCTGCTGATTCTGGACGAAATCCAGTGTGGCTTTGGGCGCACGGGCACGTTCTGGGCCTTCGAGCAGTTCGGCATCGCGCCTGATATCTTGCTGTGCGCCAAGGGAATGGGCGGCGGCATGCCCATCGGCGCTTTTATTTCTTCGCAGGAAATTATGGCCGGCTTCAAGACCAACCCGATTCTGGGGCACTGCACCACGTTTGGGGGCCATCCGGTGTCGTGCGCGGCGTCTTTGGCCACGTTGCGCACCATTCAGGAAGAAAACTTGCTGGCGGGCGTGGCGGAAAAAGCGGCTTTGTTTCGACAGTTGTTGCAGCATCCGGCCATTCGGGACGTGCGCGGCTGCGGCTTATTGATGGCCGTGGAGTTCGACTCGTTTGAAGTGCTCAAACCCATTATCGACCGTGCCCTCGAGCACGAAGGCATCCTGACTGACTGGTTCTTGTTCTGCGACAATTCGTTACGCCTGGCTCCGCCCCTAATCATCACCGAAGTCGAAATCGTCGAAGCGTGCGCCGCCTTGTTGCGCGCCATCGACTACGTGACGGGCGCAAAATAA